The following proteins are co-located in the Pseudarthrobacter siccitolerans genome:
- a CDS encoding LCP family protein, which yields MSTPDGSEPSGSTPSGSHPHGLGWVAHGRRRWIAALLALALVAVAVVAIVNLNRAGSTEAQPAGTQSASQTPTPSETPSETTPPPPPPPPPPPPPIPELGAAAMNVLVIGSDSRDNARNAAAHTAATGEPLDHRSDTLMVVHVPADRHTLYIVSINRDLWVDIPGFGGGKINAGLQYGGIDMTTQTVQQLLGITIDHTLMLDFNGFRGLIDGLGGIDVNVTLPFQSTHETGHVFGPGVNHLDGQSAMEFVRERYAFSDGDFQRVRNQQTLLRAVLARLTGGGALNDVTAVRGLVDLASCCLTVDRGFDPVQAAILAYSLRNLDTNAIGTMTLPTAGSGFVAGQSVLFPDYGGINAVGAALREGRIADFAVP from the coding sequence ATGAGCACGCCAGACGGTTCTGAACCCTCCGGCAGCACCCCTTCCGGTTCCCATCCGCACGGCCTGGGCTGGGTGGCGCACGGACGGCGGCGCTGGATCGCCGCCCTGCTGGCGCTGGCACTGGTGGCGGTTGCCGTCGTCGCGATCGTTAACCTCAACCGTGCCGGCAGCACCGAGGCGCAGCCCGCCGGAACTCAAAGCGCTTCCCAGACGCCCACCCCCAGTGAGACGCCGTCCGAAACAACCCCGCCGCCGCCACCACCTCCCCCGCCGCCGCCTCCACCCATTCCGGAGCTTGGTGCGGCGGCAATGAACGTCCTGGTGATCGGCAGCGACAGCCGTGACAACGCCCGGAACGCCGCCGCCCACACGGCCGCCACCGGTGAGCCGTTGGACCACCGTTCCGACACGCTGATGGTGGTCCACGTCCCGGCCGACCGGCACACCCTGTACATCGTGTCCATTAACCGGGACCTGTGGGTGGACATTCCGGGCTTCGGCGGCGGGAAAATCAACGCCGGGCTGCAGTACGGCGGCATCGATATGACCACCCAGACGGTGCAGCAGCTCCTGGGCATCACCATTGACCACACCCTGATGCTCGACTTTAACGGCTTCCGGGGACTGATCGACGGGCTCGGCGGCATCGACGTGAACGTCACCCTCCCCTTCCAGTCCACGCATGAGACCGGGCATGTCTTCGGGCCGGGCGTGAACCACCTGGACGGGCAGTCAGCGATGGAGTTCGTGCGGGAGCGGTACGCCTTTTCCGACGGCGACTTCCAGCGGGTGCGCAACCAGCAGACCCTGCTCCGCGCCGTCCTGGCCCGGCTCACCGGCGGCGGCGCGCTGAACGACGTCACCGCGGTCCGCGGGCTGGTGGACTTGGCGTCCTGCTGCCTCACCGTGGACAGGGGCTTCGACCCGGTGCAGGCCGCCATCCTCGCCTACAGCCTGCGCAACCTGGACACCAATGCGATCGGCACCATGACCCTGCCCACCGCCGGATCCGGGTTCGTGGCCGGCCAGTCCGTGCTGTTCCCCGACTACGGCGGCATCAACGCCGTGGGGGCGGCGCTGCGTGAGGGCCGGATCGCGGACTTCGCGGTGCCGTAG
- a CDS encoding histidine phosphatase family protein, which yields MKEDGLTEAVQEPGAVELLLVRHGESEGNVAATDARLAGAEVIEVPARDADVNLSDTGQEQAKALGVALARIAAEARPDAVVSSPYARARQTAEIAVETAGWPVKVRTDERLRDRELGILDRLTRMGVENRFPEEAERREWLGKLYYRPPGGESWADVALRLRSVLDELNNLSTGHRVMLVCHDAVILLFRYVLEGMNEEELLDLAASTSVLNASLTRYVRPSGQGPWTLESFNVADHLTEQGVTVTEHAGDASVHPK from the coding sequence GTGAAAGAGGACGGGCTGACGGAAGCTGTCCAGGAGCCCGGGGCGGTGGAACTGCTGCTGGTCCGCCACGGCGAGAGCGAAGGCAACGTGGCCGCCACAGACGCGCGACTGGCCGGGGCTGAGGTCATCGAGGTGCCGGCGCGGGATGCGGACGTGAACCTCTCAGACACCGGCCAGGAGCAGGCCAAAGCCTTGGGGGTGGCGCTGGCGCGGATCGCCGCGGAAGCCCGGCCCGACGCCGTCGTCTCGTCCCCTTACGCCCGGGCGCGGCAAACGGCGGAAATCGCGGTGGAAACCGCGGGCTGGCCGGTGAAGGTACGCACCGATGAGCGGCTGCGGGACCGGGAACTCGGCATCCTGGACCGGCTGACGCGGATGGGAGTGGAGAACCGCTTCCCGGAGGAGGCCGAACGCCGGGAGTGGCTGGGCAAGCTGTACTACCGGCCGCCGGGCGGGGAGTCCTGGGCGGACGTTGCCCTGCGGCTGCGCTCCGTCCTGGATGAGCTCAACAATCTCAGTACCGGGCACCGGGTGATGCTGGTCTGCCACGATGCAGTGATCCTGCTGTTCCGGTACGTGCTGGAGGGGATGAACGAGGAGGAACTCCTTGACCTGGCCGCGAGCACGTCTGTACTGAACGCCTCGCTGACACGGTATGTCCGGCCCTCCGGTCAGGGGCCCTGGACACTGGAAAGCTTCAACGTGGCGGACCATCTCACGGAGCAGGGTGTCACAGTCACCGAGCATGCGGGAGATGCCAGTGTCCACCCGAAGTGA
- a CDS encoding NAD(P)H-hydrate dehydratase, translating into MPVSTRSDSNSPTLVTPSLLREWPLPAPGEDKYSRGSVLVIGGARATPGAALLAGTAALRAGAGKLTLAVAESVAAQVAVALPECGAMGLPETAEGSVTGEGLDRISSYLDRADVILVGPGLDDPDLAEELLRVLLEREAHSRSGDSGSGDSNSGEGNAGGGPAVVLDAYALGGLVKVAGQLGPWKGRLILTPNPKEAAVLLEREVNDLAADVAEIADKFQAVVSCQGLIARPSGGDEVEEPEFWQMTTGYGGLGTSGSGDVLAGAIAGLRARGTTGPQAACWGTHLHAAAADRLASRMGPLGFLARELADELPALMLELNT; encoded by the coding sequence ATGCCAGTGTCCACCCGAAGTGACTCCAACTCCCCGACTCTGGTGACGCCGTCGCTCCTGCGGGAGTGGCCGTTGCCGGCGCCGGGCGAAGACAAGTATTCACGCGGCTCGGTCCTCGTGATCGGCGGTGCGCGGGCCACGCCGGGAGCGGCGCTGCTGGCCGGTACTGCCGCGCTGCGGGCCGGCGCGGGTAAGCTCACGCTGGCGGTGGCGGAGTCCGTGGCCGCGCAAGTGGCTGTGGCGCTCCCCGAATGCGGGGCGATGGGGCTGCCGGAAACCGCTGAGGGGTCGGTGACGGGTGAAGGGCTGGACCGGATCTCCTCTTATCTCGACCGCGCCGATGTGATCCTGGTGGGGCCGGGCCTGGACGATCCGGACCTCGCCGAGGAATTGTTGCGGGTCCTGCTGGAGCGGGAGGCTCACTCGCGCTCCGGTGACTCAGGCTCGGGTGATTCAAACTCGGGTGAGGGGAACGCAGGGGGAGGTCCCGCCGTCGTCCTTGATGCTTATGCCCTGGGCGGCCTGGTGAAGGTGGCCGGCCAGCTGGGACCGTGGAAGGGGCGGCTGATCCTGACGCCCAATCCCAAGGAGGCGGCTGTCCTGCTGGAGCGGGAGGTGAATGACCTGGCGGCGGATGTGGCTGAAATTGCCGACAAGTTCCAGGCGGTGGTGAGCTGTCAGGGCCTCATTGCCCGGCCTTCCGGCGGCGATGAAGTGGAGGAACCCGAATTCTGGCAGATGACCACCGGGTATGGCGGACTGGGAACATCGGGAAGCGGGGACGTGCTGGCCGGCGCGATTGCCGGCCTGCGTGCGCGGGGAACCACCGGCCCGCAGGCCGCCTGCTGGGGAACACACCTGCACGCTGCCGCGGCGGACCGGCTTGCGAGCCGGATGGGTCCCCTCGGATTCCTTGCCCGTGAACTGGCGGACGAACTGCCCGCCCTGATGCTGGAGCTGAACACCTGA
- a CDS encoding Hsp20/alpha crystallin family protein: MLMRTDPFRELDRLAQQVLGTAARPAAMPMDAWREGQDFVVAFDLPGVAADSVDLDVERNVLTVRAERPEPAGKDTELIASERPRGVFSRQLILGDTLDTDNVKATYDAGVLTLRIPVAEKAKPRKIEIETKGAQQEIAA; encoded by the coding sequence ATGTTGATGCGAACCGATCCGTTCCGCGAGCTGGACAGGCTGGCCCAGCAGGTCCTCGGCACTGCAGCGCGTCCGGCAGCGATGCCGATGGACGCTTGGCGCGAGGGCCAGGACTTTGTCGTCGCCTTTGACCTGCCCGGCGTTGCAGCGGATTCAGTGGATCTGGATGTGGAACGGAATGTCCTGACGGTGCGGGCAGAGCGTCCCGAACCTGCCGGGAAGGACACCGAGTTGATCGCCTCCGAACGGCCACGCGGCGTGTTCAGCCGCCAGCTGATCCTCGGGGACACACTCGACACTGACAACGTGAAGGCCACGTATGACGCCGGTGTCCTGACGCTCCGGATTCCGGTTGCCGAAAAGGCCAAGCCGCGCAAGATCGAGATTGAGACAAAGGGGGCCCAGCAAGAGATTGCCGCCTAG